A stretch of the Amycolatopsis sp. BJA-103 genome encodes the following:
- a CDS encoding winged helix DNA-binding domain-containing protein, with product MTVLDTRALNRATLARQLLLDRADMPVLDAVAHLCGLQAQEPQEPFVGLWSRLRAFDPAALSDLLTGRRVVRTHLMRRTVHLLTAEDVLAWRARHDPMLLQRVLGVYRRELDGVDLDELAEAGRAVLADGEPRSMSELARAVAERWPEPGTRALGEVLVAALVPMVQLPPRGLWRTKAGVRNAMVSSWLGRDVDQASSDGSDPVGQALVRRYLAAFGPAASADLRAWCGVAGLPAAVAAMREELVSFRDERGRELLDLPGAPLPDADIPAPVRFLPAFDNAILGYHDRGRIIDDVHRGLSVAGERVVLVDGRVAAKWTVVDGTVVVTPLRELARADRTAIADQGQELASFLSDKDSDRVEIVSR from the coding sequence ATGACCGTATTGGACACCCGGGCGCTCAACCGGGCGACGCTGGCCCGGCAGCTGCTGCTCGATCGCGCCGACATGCCGGTCCTCGACGCCGTCGCGCACCTGTGCGGTCTGCAAGCGCAGGAGCCGCAGGAACCGTTCGTCGGGCTCTGGTCGCGGCTGCGCGCGTTCGACCCGGCGGCGCTCTCGGACCTGCTGACCGGTCGGCGGGTGGTGCGGACCCATCTCATGCGCCGCACCGTTCACCTCCTGACCGCGGAGGACGTCCTCGCCTGGCGTGCTCGCCACGATCCCATGCTCCTTCAGCGGGTTCTCGGGGTCTATCGCCGTGAGCTCGACGGGGTGGACCTCGACGAGCTCGCGGAAGCGGGCCGCGCGGTGCTGGCCGACGGCGAGCCCCGGTCGATGAGCGAACTCGCGCGGGCGGTGGCCGAACGCTGGCCGGAGCCGGGGACGCGGGCATTGGGGGAGGTACTGGTCGCCGCGCTCGTCCCGATGGTGCAGCTGCCGCCGCGCGGACTGTGGCGGACGAAGGCGGGAGTCCGCAACGCCATGGTGTCCTCCTGGTTGGGGCGCGACGTCGACCAGGCCTCTTCGGACGGTTCCGATCCGGTGGGCCAGGCGTTGGTCCGGCGTTATCTGGCCGCGTTCGGTCCCGCCGCCTCGGCCGATCTGCGTGCCTGGTGCGGCGTGGCCGGGTTGCCCGCCGCCGTGGCGGCGATGCGGGAAGAGCTGGTGTCCTTCCGCGACGAGCGCGGCCGGGAGCTGCTGGATCTGCCCGGCGCGCCACTTCCCGACGCCGATATCCCCGCCCCGGTGCGGTTCCTGCCCGCGTTCGACAACGCGATCCTCGGCTACCACGACCGCGGCCGGATCATCGACGACGTCCACCGCGGGCTGTCGGTCGCCGGTGAACGCGTCGTCCTGGTCGACGGCCGGGTCGCCGCGAAGTGGACGGTCGTGGACGGCACCGTGGTCGTCACCCCGTTGCGGGAGCTCGCCCGCGCCGACCGCACCGCGATCGCGGATCAGGGACAGGAACTGGCGTCGTTTCTCTCCGATAAGGACAGTGACCGCGTCGAAATCGTGTCTCGCTGA
- a CDS encoding SDR family NAD(P)-dependent oxidoreductase, whose product MNILDLSGRTAMVTGAAHGLGAAIADALHTHGAQVALLDHDAPANRDTAAHLGSRAVAITADLADLDRLDNACAEAVQQLGPVDILVNNAAMAPMRGLWDIDPTEWDAVFAVNVRAAFFLTRTIAAGMRARGFGRIVNIASLSGQQARPTGAHYGVSKAALIAMTRSFASELAPDGVTVNAVAPGMIETPMVHTIGTDKKAELTAQIPVGRIAAPAEIAGLVAYLASDAAGFITGATYDINGGVLMR is encoded by the coding sequence ATGAACATCCTCGACCTCTCCGGCAGGACGGCCATGGTCACCGGGGCCGCCCACGGCCTCGGTGCCGCCATCGCCGACGCCCTGCACACCCACGGCGCGCAGGTGGCACTGCTCGACCACGACGCACCGGCCAACCGCGACACCGCCGCACATCTCGGCTCCCGCGCGGTCGCGATCACTGCGGACCTGGCCGACCTCGACCGGCTCGACAACGCCTGCGCCGAGGCCGTACAGCAGCTCGGACCGGTCGACATCCTCGTCAACAACGCCGCCATGGCGCCCATGCGCGGACTATGGGACATCGACCCCACCGAATGGGACGCCGTATTCGCGGTCAACGTCCGCGCCGCCTTCTTCCTCACCCGCACCATCGCCGCAGGCATGCGAGCACGCGGGTTCGGCCGCATCGTCAACATCGCCTCACTGTCCGGCCAGCAAGCCCGCCCCACCGGCGCACACTACGGCGTGTCCAAAGCCGCGCTGATCGCCATGACCCGCAGCTTCGCCAGTGAACTCGCGCCCGATGGCGTCACCGTGAACGCCGTCGCACCCGGCATGATCGAAACCCCCATGGTGCACACCATCGGCACGGACAAGAAGGCGGAACTCACCGCCCAGATCCCGGTCGGACGCATCGCAGCGCCCGCCGAGATCGCCGGGCTCGTCGCCTACCTGGCCTCCGACGCCGCGGGCTTCATCACCGGCGCCACCTACGACATCAACGGCGGCGTTCTCATGCGCTGA
- the mptB gene encoding polyprenol phosphomannose-dependent alpha 1,6 mannosyltransferase MptB: MIFNGKSVGAAGSVLISLGAFGAGATLRHGPVLSGHVRTLATAVLYLGLVVLLVTWVRLGHSTRAGRTSAREVVRTAWLWCVPLLCAPPLFSTDLYTYLAQGAVAHAGLDPYTHVPAEVPGPITANATGDWSYISSPYGPLHLLIVKSVLAVTGENLVLGAFLTRLAMATGLALLCFAVPVLCRHLGARPENALWMTVANPLTVLCVVSGGHNDLLMAGLLVAGTALVLSHAPVAGFAAVALAAAVKVPAAVALPFLVWVWAARRSGGPVSPRGFFVVCAAAVSIVVATFGLCTVVAGVDLGWIRALSGNSRLEPWLSIPTAFGKLGRAVLPGSVDAVAACRIAGGVALTVLVTWLWWRSRAGGAAAVRGAALALLATVVLAPVVFPWYFAWPLVPGAAAAWTVPRIAVAAAVSTWLVVSTHPDGATLLPPWGFAVLAVVSAGVGVLTAYGPEKRTRTDRFSCDSLSQPLRR; encoded by the coding sequence ATGATCTTCAACGGAAAGAGCGTGGGGGCGGCCGGGTCCGTGCTGATCTCGCTCGGCGCGTTCGGGGCTGGTGCGACCTTGCGGCACGGTCCCGTGCTGTCCGGGCACGTACGGACTCTCGCCACCGCCGTGCTGTACCTCGGTCTCGTCGTGCTGCTGGTGACATGGGTCCGGTTAGGACACTCGACACGCGCGGGCCGGACGAGCGCTCGTGAGGTCGTGCGGACGGCCTGGCTGTGGTGCGTCCCGCTGTTGTGCGCGCCGCCGTTGTTCAGCACGGATCTGTACACCTATCTCGCGCAGGGTGCGGTGGCACACGCCGGCCTCGATCCGTACACGCACGTTCCCGCCGAGGTTCCCGGTCCGATCACCGCCAACGCCACCGGCGATTGGTCGTACATTTCGTCGCCGTACGGGCCGCTGCACCTCCTGATCGTGAAGAGCGTGCTCGCCGTGACCGGGGAGAACCTGGTCCTCGGTGCTTTCCTGACCCGGCTGGCGATGGCGACAGGGTTGGCCTTGCTCTGTTTCGCGGTGCCTGTCCTGTGCCGGCATCTCGGTGCCCGGCCGGAAAATGCGCTGTGGATGACGGTGGCAAATCCGCTGACCGTGCTTTGCGTGGTTTCGGGCGGGCACAACGACTTGCTGATGGCCGGACTGCTCGTGGCAGGCACGGCGCTCGTGCTTTCTCATGCGCCGGTGGCCGGGTTCGCGGCGGTCGCGCTGGCCGCGGCGGTGAAGGTTCCCGCGGCTGTGGCGTTGCCGTTCCTGGTGTGGGTATGGGCGGCAAGGCGATCAGGCGGACCGGTTTCGCCGCGTGGTTTCTTCGTCGTGTGCGCGGCCGCGGTGTCCATTGTGGTCGCCACGTTCGGGTTGTGCACCGTCGTCGCCGGGGTCGATCTCGGCTGGATCCGGGCGCTGAGCGGCAATTCGCGGCTGGAACCCTGGCTGTCGATCCCGACCGCGTTCGGAAAGCTCGGCAGGGCGGTGCTGCCCGGCTCAGTGGACGCCGTCGCGGCGTGCCGGATCGCGGGCGGGGTCGCCCTCACCGTTTTGGTGACGTGGCTGTGGTGGCGTTCACGGGCGGGCGGTGCGGCGGCGGTCCGAGGAGCCGCGCTGGCGCTGCTGGCGACGGTAGTGCTGGCGCCGGTGGTCTTTCCCTGGTACTTCGCCTGGCCGTTGGTGCCCGGGGCGGCGGCCGCGTGGACGGTCCCGCGTATCGCGGTCGCGGCCGCCGTCTCGACGTGGCTCGTCGTGAGCACCCACCCCGACGGGGCGACGCTGCTGCCGCCCTGGGGATTCGCGGTGCTGGCGGTGGTTTCGGCGGGCGTCGGCGTGCTGACCGCGTATGGCCCGGAGAAGCGGACACGAACTGACCGCTTCTCCTGCGATAGTTTGTCGCAACCCCTTCGACGGTGA
- a CDS encoding alpha/beta fold hydrolase, with the protein MADSARPSWVDDSLFPFKSRFVDIDGHTVHYVDEGSGPTLLLLHGNPTWSFLWRDVISALRDDFRCVALDYPGFGLSTPKPGYRYLPEEHADVVTGFVDALGLDGVTLVGQDWGGPIGLAAARRRPDVFDRLVLANSWAWPVNGILHFESFSRIAGGPPIRFLARRFNLVVKAFVPLGHRRRKVTAAEMTHYRRAMDTPGRRQASAVLPGRMIGSRAFFTEVEAGLADLAHLPTLIVWSAAQVGFRTQERERLEASFPEHKTVIVEGAGLYVESDAPEEFVAAIRDWTAALPGS; encoded by the coding sequence ATGGCCGATAGCGCGCGACCCTCCTGGGTCGACGACAGCCTGTTCCCGTTCAAGAGCCGCTTCGTTGATATCGACGGGCACACCGTGCATTACGTCGACGAGGGTTCGGGTCCGACTTTGCTGCTCCTGCATGGCAATCCGACCTGGTCGTTCCTCTGGCGCGACGTGATCAGTGCGCTGCGCGACGACTTTCGTTGCGTCGCTCTCGACTATCCGGGCTTCGGGTTGTCGACGCCGAAACCCGGCTACCGATATCTGCCCGAGGAGCACGCCGACGTGGTCACCGGGTTCGTCGACGCGCTCGGCCTCGACGGGGTCACCCTGGTCGGGCAGGACTGGGGCGGCCCGATCGGCTTGGCCGCAGCGCGGCGACGGCCGGATGTCTTCGACCGGCTGGTGCTCGCCAACAGCTGGGCCTGGCCGGTCAACGGGATCCTCCATTTCGAATCCTTCTCCCGCATCGCCGGCGGACCTCCGATCCGTTTCCTGGCCCGGCGGTTCAACCTCGTGGTCAAAGCGTTCGTCCCCCTGGGCCACCGAAGGCGCAAGGTGACCGCGGCCGAGATGACCCACTACCGCCGGGCGATGGACACCCCCGGGCGGCGTCAGGCCTCGGCCGTACTTCCCGGCCGGATGATCGGCAGCCGGGCCTTCTTCACCGAGGTCGAGGCCGGTCTCGCCGACCTCGCCCACCTGCCGACCCTCATCGTGTGGAGTGCCGCCCAAGTCGGGTTCCGCACCCAGGAACGTGAGCGCCTGGAAGCGTCCTTCCCCGAGCACAAGACCGTGATCGTCGAAGGTGCCGGCCTCTACGTGGAGTCCGACGCACCCGAGGAGTTCGTCGCCGCGATCCGCGACTGGACGGCGGCACTGCCCGGGTCGTGA
- a CDS encoding Calx-beta domain-containing protein: MTRRPLLVVLTAVTAMLASTAVAAAAPPGVDPATVDLTLNAGQSTTVTKNVTTSAVPPNPDLVLLADTTGSMGGPIGNVRANANAITGDVLAAQPTAQFGVAEYKDFTDSVPFKVNQGITGNTAAVQTGINQWAASGGGDTPEANLNALFQLATGAVTFRPDGTRIIAWFGDAPSHDPSGGHTLAQTIAALQAAKIRVVAVNVGGLDATGQASAITSATGGVLLNNVPAGQVSQAILDGIKSIEVTVTPTVTSCDPQLTVTNVPSSVKVTSGDVATFTETIAASASAAPGTYHCVVDYQVDGISRGYIETTTVRVFGLSINDVTVNEGSGGAPVPATFTVSLLGGPSPNPVTVQYSTANGTATAPADYSTASGTVTFAPGETTKPVTVQVVPDTVDEPNETFTVNLSAPSGAGLVDPIGVGTILDDDRDGVFSCTGTAANVLGVIVAQANPANLPCADDSRTVAAATLNAGLIKVDTQVLTASTDLTPDNQSVAPAVGDRALASAKIDKTVISTLGLTVELGVIQSQATATCQPAPGGLAPVLAGSSNVASLKINGQAITVGSAPLTIPLVIGSLKLNGQTVANGVVKQQAVALETVLTKIVLAESQADVHGTAAHPAGNPCRR; encoded by the coding sequence ATGACGCGAAGACCACTGCTCGTCGTTTTGACCGCCGTGACGGCGATGCTCGCCTCCACCGCGGTCGCCGCCGCGGCCCCACCGGGGGTGGACCCGGCCACGGTCGATCTCACCCTCAACGCGGGGCAGAGCACGACCGTGACCAAGAACGTGACGACCTCGGCGGTGCCGCCGAACCCCGACCTGGTCCTGCTCGCGGACACCACGGGCAGCATGGGCGGCCCGATCGGCAACGTGCGGGCGAACGCCAACGCCATCACCGGTGACGTGCTCGCCGCGCAGCCGACCGCGCAATTCGGCGTCGCCGAGTACAAGGACTTCACCGACTCGGTGCCGTTCAAGGTCAATCAGGGCATCACCGGGAACACCGCCGCGGTCCAAACCGGCATCAACCAGTGGGCGGCGTCGGGCGGCGGCGACACGCCGGAAGCAAACCTGAACGCCCTGTTCCAGCTGGCCACCGGCGCGGTCACCTTCCGGCCGGACGGCACCCGCATCATCGCGTGGTTCGGCGACGCGCCGTCGCACGATCCGAGCGGCGGGCACACCCTGGCGCAGACCATCGCGGCACTGCAGGCGGCGAAGATCCGCGTGGTCGCCGTCAACGTCGGCGGCCTCGACGCCACCGGGCAGGCCAGCGCCATCACCTCGGCCACGGGTGGCGTGCTGCTGAACAACGTCCCCGCGGGCCAGGTTTCCCAGGCCATCCTGGACGGCATCAAGTCCATCGAGGTCACGGTGACCCCGACGGTGACCAGCTGCGATCCGCAGCTCACCGTCACGAACGTCCCCAGCAGCGTCAAGGTGACCAGCGGCGACGTCGCCACGTTCACCGAGACGATCGCGGCGTCGGCGAGCGCCGCTCCCGGCACCTACCACTGTGTGGTCGACTACCAGGTCGACGGTATTTCGCGCGGGTACATCGAGACCACGACCGTGCGCGTGTTCGGCTTGAGCATCAACGACGTGACGGTCAACGAAGGCTCGGGTGGAGCGCCGGTCCCGGCGACCTTCACGGTCTCGCTGCTCGGTGGCCCGAGCCCGAACCCGGTGACGGTCCAGTACTCGACGGCCAACGGCACCGCGACCGCGCCCGCCGACTACTCGACGGCGAGTGGCACGGTGACCTTCGCACCCGGCGAGACGACCAAACCGGTGACCGTCCAGGTCGTCCCGGACACCGTCGACGAGCCGAACGAGACGTTCACGGTGAACCTCTCGGCCCCGTCGGGTGCGGGCCTCGTCGATCCGATCGGTGTGGGCACGATCCTCGACGACGATCGTGACGGCGTCTTCTCCTGCACGGGAACGGCGGCGAACGTGCTCGGCGTGATCGTGGCCCAGGCGAACCCGGCGAACCTGCCTTGTGCCGACGACTCCCGCACCGTCGCGGCCGCGACGCTCAACGCGGGCCTGATCAAGGTGGACACCCAGGTGCTGACCGCGTCGACCGATCTCACGCCGGACAACCAGTCGGTGGCCCCGGCCGTGGGCGATCGCGCGCTGGCGTCGGCCAAGATCGACAAGACGGTGATCAGCACGCTCGGGCTGACCGTCGAACTCGGCGTGATCCAGTCGCAGGCCACGGCGACCTGCCAGCCGGCGCCGGGCGGTCTCGCCCCGGTCCTGGCGGGCAGTTCGAACGTCGCCTCGCTGAAGATCAACGGTCAGGCGATCACGGTGGGCTCGGCCCCGTTGACCATCCCTCTGGTCATCGGTTCGCTGAAGCTCAACGGCCAGACCGTGGCGAACGGCGTCGTGAAGCAGCAGGCCGTCGCGCTGGAAACCGTGCTCACGAAGATCGTGCTCGCGGAATCCCAGGCCGACGTGCACGGCACCGCCGCGCATCCGGCGGGCAACCCTTGCCGCCGCTGA
- a CDS encoding ATP-binding cassette domain-containing protein, with protein MIADEPAASLDTGLAYEVRRALREYANSGPAVLAITQKLPLLTATGVADSMVFLRNAPDYRRRAHDRDPLSHRSVRTRLLPRVRAIAPSA; from the coding sequence ATGATCGCCGACGAACCCGCCGCCTCTCTGGACACAGGCCTCGCGTACGAGGTGCGGCGCGCCCTGCGCGAGTACGCGAACTCCGGTCCCGCGGTACTCGCCATCACGCAGAAGCTGCCCTTGCTGACCGCCACCGGCGTCGCCGACAGCATGGTGTTCCTGCGCAACGCGCCGGATTACCGTCGCCGGGCCCACGACCGAGATCCGCTGTCTCACCGATCCGTACGTACAAGGCTTCTTCCACGAGTTCGGGCGATAGCCCCATCGGCATGA
- a CDS encoding ArsR/SmtB family transcription factor, protein MTRDTGAHRAAAADADQPDIDEIRLDAVLQATADPIRRHMLAVLAERGEVTAAEMNLPVTRATGSYHCRILRQAGWTYTRVRGRERYLSLRREDLDELYPGLVDAVLAAERTEQTRPR, encoded by the coding sequence ATGACGCGGGACACAGGGGCGCACCGCGCGGCCGCAGCGGACGCGGATCAGCCGGACATCGACGAGATCAGGCTCGACGCCGTACTGCAGGCCACGGCCGACCCGATCCGCAGGCACATGCTCGCGGTACTGGCCGAACGCGGTGAAGTGACGGCCGCGGAGATGAACCTGCCGGTGACCCGGGCCACCGGCAGCTACCACTGCCGGATCCTGCGCCAGGCCGGCTGGACATACACCCGGGTGCGTGGCCGGGAACGGTACCTGTCGCTACGCCGCGAGGACCTCGACGAGCTCTACCCAGGCCTGGTGGACGCCGTGCTCGCCGCGGAACGGACCGAACAGACGCGACCGAGATGA
- a CDS encoding response regulator transcription factor — protein MRVLVAEDERMLADSITEGLRHLGMAVDVCYDGDAALERVAVHRYDVVLLDRDLPLVHGDEVCRKIAGGDGETRVLMLTAAAGIRDRVDGLGLGADDYLTKPFAFAELVARVHALARRARPALPPVLDRAGVELDPAKRFASRDGRPLPLSPKEFAVLEVLLRAEGRAVSAEELLEKAWDEHADPFTNTVRVTMMTLRKKLGAPQVIHTVPGAGYRLGT, from the coding sequence ATGCGCGTACTCGTGGCCGAAGACGAACGGATGCTGGCGGACTCCATCACCGAAGGTCTGCGGCACCTGGGCATGGCGGTGGACGTCTGCTACGACGGCGATGCCGCGCTCGAACGCGTCGCGGTCCACCGGTACGACGTCGTGCTGCTCGACCGCGACCTCCCGCTGGTGCACGGCGACGAGGTCTGCCGGAAGATCGCCGGAGGCGACGGGGAGACACGCGTACTGATGCTCACGGCCGCGGCGGGCATCCGTGACCGCGTCGACGGGCTCGGCCTCGGCGCGGACGACTACCTCACCAAGCCGTTCGCCTTCGCCGAACTCGTCGCCCGGGTGCACGCGCTGGCCCGGCGAGCCCGTCCGGCGCTGCCGCCGGTGCTGGACCGGGCCGGCGTCGAACTGGACCCGGCGAAACGGTTCGCGTCCCGGGACGGGCGCCCCTTGCCGTTGTCTCCCAAGGAGTTCGCCGTCCTGGAAGTGTTGCTGCGGGCCGAGGGACGGGCCGTCAGCGCGGAAGAGCTGCTGGAGAAGGCATGGGACGAACACGCCGACCCGTTCACGAACACGGTGCGGGTCACGATGATGACGTTGCGGAAGAAACTCGGCGCACCACAGGTGATCCACACGGTGCCCGGCGCGGGCTACCGGCTGGGTACCTGA
- a CDS encoding sensor histidine kinase translates to MVLGTFADHDFCPRDTGCADVAGGLLWSLPLVATAVLLIWLRRPVASWVLRPLPELTATVELLGPQNLGQRMRLEQTDGEVRALAEAVNRMLDRVAAGFEGQRRFAANASHELRTPLAVQRTLAEVAMVTGGGDDVQRLAAQLLVVNERNERLIEGLLVLAEADRGLPGSVPVRLDELVDSVLTQFDERLAEHELTLRREIAERTVSGEAVLLERLIANLMHNAIKYNRPGGRVEVVVGDEPALSVRNSGERVPAEAVGSLFQPFRRLTADRTNHRDGAGLGLSIVRSIATAHHGRVTAVPGEDDGLRVDVVLP, encoded by the coding sequence ATGGTGCTCGGGACCTTTGCGGACCACGACTTCTGCCCGCGGGACACCGGCTGCGCCGATGTGGCGGGCGGGCTCTTGTGGAGCCTGCCGCTCGTCGCGACGGCCGTGCTCCTGATCTGGCTACGGCGTCCGGTGGCGTCGTGGGTGCTGCGGCCGTTACCCGAGCTCACCGCCACCGTCGAGCTGCTGGGGCCGCAGAACCTCGGCCAGCGCATGCGGCTGGAGCAGACCGACGGCGAAGTACGGGCGCTGGCGGAGGCGGTGAACAGGATGCTCGACCGGGTGGCGGCCGGTTTCGAAGGACAGCGCCGATTCGCGGCGAACGCGTCGCACGAGCTGCGTACACCGCTCGCGGTGCAGAGGACGCTCGCCGAGGTCGCGATGGTCACCGGCGGGGGCGACGACGTCCAGCGGCTGGCGGCGCAACTTCTGGTGGTCAACGAACGCAACGAGCGGCTGATCGAAGGACTGCTCGTGCTGGCCGAGGCGGACCGCGGGCTGCCCGGCAGCGTGCCGGTGCGGCTGGACGAACTGGTGGACTCGGTACTCACGCAGTTCGACGAGCGGCTGGCCGAGCACGAGCTCACCCTGCGCCGCGAGATCGCCGAGCGCACCGTGTCCGGTGAGGCAGTCCTGCTGGAACGGCTGATCGCCAACCTGATGCACAACGCGATCAAGTACAACCGGCCGGGCGGCCGGGTCGAGGTGGTCGTCGGGGACGAGCCCGCGCTGAGCGTGCGCAACTCCGGTGAGCGCGTGCCCGCCGAAGCGGTCGGCTCGCTCTTCCAGCCCTTCCGCCGCCTCACCGCCGATCGCACGAACCACCGCGACGGAGCAGGCCTCGGACTGTCCATCGTGCGCTCGATCGCCACCGCGCACCACGGCCGGGTGACCGCTGTCCCCGGCGAGGACGACGGCCTGCGGGTCGACGTGGTTCTGCCCTGA
- a CDS encoding barstar family protein, whose protein sequence is MSVRSDDLPVLIIDGACFSDFDGFTREFSRLLSHHSWRGNLDAFNDLLRGGFGTPENGWVLRWVNSESSRSALGHAETARQLERLVLTCHPSNRPGIEARIDNARRGEGPTLFDEIVDIVREHGPGGDEAEDGVVLELS, encoded by the coding sequence ATGTCCGTCCGCAGCGATGACCTTCCTGTGCTCATTATCGACGGAGCCTGCTTCTCCGACTTCGACGGATTCACCCGCGAGTTCTCCCGGCTGCTGAGTCACCACTCCTGGCGCGGGAACCTGGACGCCTTCAACGACCTGCTCCGAGGTGGCTTCGGAACGCCGGAGAACGGATGGGTCCTGCGCTGGGTCAACTCCGAGTCGTCCCGGTCCGCACTCGGTCACGCCGAGACGGCCCGACAGCTGGAACGACTCGTTCTCACCTGTCACCCGTCGAACCGTCCTGGCATCGAGGCCAGAATCGACAACGCGCGGCGCGGGGAAGGACCGACGCTGTTCGACGAAATCGTCGATATCGTCCGTGAACACGGCCCCGGTGGTGACGAGGCGGAGGACGGCGTCGTCCTGGAGTTGTCCTAG
- a CDS encoding TetR/AcrR family transcriptional regulator → MSDYPGEPSGHVSASVKGGGPLRADAQRNRERILRAAHELVREPGELKLNAVAKACGIGQGTLYRHFPTREDLLVEVYRREVDDLVAAAPRLLAAHKPLDALAAWFDRVAAYARVKRDVFAAVEAATWRDLAAHSLGPIGEAIELLLAAGRSAGSVRDDAEARDVIVLISWLSRLDDAELDARGPRLLSILVGGLRPHG, encoded by the coding sequence ATGTCCGATTACCCCGGCGAGCCTAGCGGACACGTGTCCGCTTCAGTCAAGGGCGGCGGTCCGCTGCGTGCGGACGCGCAGCGCAACCGAGAACGGATCCTGCGAGCGGCGCACGAACTCGTGCGGGAACCAGGGGAGCTGAAGCTCAACGCGGTCGCGAAGGCCTGCGGCATCGGACAGGGCACGCTGTACCGGCATTTCCCGACCCGCGAGGACCTTCTCGTCGAGGTGTACCGCCGCGAAGTGGACGACCTGGTCGCCGCGGCTCCGCGTCTGCTGGCCGCTCATAAACCGCTGGACGCGTTGGCGGCGTGGTTCGACCGGGTAGCCGCCTATGCCAGGGTCAAGCGTGACGTGTTCGCCGCCGTCGAGGCGGCGACGTGGCGTGACCTCGCCGCCCACAGCCTCGGCCCGATCGGTGAGGCGATCGAACTGCTGCTGGCCGCCGGGCGCTCGGCGGGCAGTGTCCGCGACGACGCCGAAGCCCGCGATGTCATCGTGCTCATCAGCTGGTTGTCGCGGTTGGACGACGCCGAGCTCGACGCGCGAGGGCCGCGGTTGCTGTCGATCCTCGTCGGCGGTCTCCGCCCACACGGGTAG
- a CDS encoding SDR family oxidoreductase, translating into MTIHGKVVAITGASSGIGEATARHLASLGAAVVVGARRTDRLDRLVAEIEAAGGKAAAIRVDVTDPGDLKALVDVAVERFGRLDVLVGNAGISKISTIADLDVEGWSAMVDVNVKGILHGIAAALPVFRRQGSGHLVTVVSTSGLKIVPTQAVYAGTKNAVRTLLEGLRQESTDGVLRTTSISPGYVRTELVDNAVEDPAVREQVRQSMADLGIDPTAVARAIAFAIDQPEDIEIGDLTIRPARQG; encoded by the coding sequence GTGACCATTCACGGCAAGGTCGTGGCCATCACCGGCGCCAGCAGCGGGATCGGTGAAGCGACGGCTCGCCACCTCGCCTCACTCGGCGCGGCCGTCGTCGTCGGCGCCCGCCGCACCGACCGGCTGGACCGGCTGGTCGCCGAAATCGAAGCCGCCGGTGGCAAGGCGGCCGCCATCCGCGTGGACGTCACCGATCCCGGCGATCTCAAGGCGCTGGTCGACGTCGCCGTCGAGCGCTTCGGCCGCCTGGACGTCTTGGTGGGCAACGCGGGGATCAGCAAGATCAGCACGATCGCCGACCTGGACGTCGAAGGCTGGTCGGCGATGGTCGACGTGAACGTCAAAGGGATCTTGCACGGCATCGCCGCGGCCCTGCCGGTGTTCCGACGTCAAGGCAGTGGCCACCTCGTCACCGTCGTCTCGACCTCCGGGCTGAAGATCGTCCCCACCCAAGCGGTGTACGCCGGGACGAAGAACGCCGTGCGCACTCTCTTGGAGGGCCTGCGCCAGGAGAGCACCGACGGCGTTCTCCGGACGACGTCGATCTCCCCTGGCTACGTCCGCACCGAGCTCGTCGACAACGCCGTCGAGGATCCGGCCGTGCGCGAACAGGTCCGGCAGAGCATGGCCGATCTCGGGATCGACCCCACGGCGGTGGCGCGGGCGATCGCCTTCGCGATCGACCAGCCCGAGGACATCGAAATCGGGGACCTGACCATTCGACCGGCTCGCCAAGGCTGA